From the Lolium rigidum isolate FL_2022 chromosome 2, APGP_CSIRO_Lrig_0.1, whole genome shotgun sequence genome, one window contains:
- the LOC124691468 gene encoding transcription factor ILR3-like: protein MIEGCGGGDPVEDFLIGGAGDDGEDLAAFCDGGLGIEDVSGDACGLEHSNLGKRGRDEPSSSGPKSKACREKMRRDKLNDRFLELCAVMNSGQHGSAEVCSASKQAKLDKASILSDAARMLTQLRGETEKLKESNENLREAIKDLKVEKNELRDEKVSLKAEKEKLEQQIKAASVAPTGFIPHMPHPAAFHPAAFPPFAPPYQVPTNKGAPMPAAFPGMAMWHWLPPTAVDTTQDPKLWPPNA, encoded by the exons ATGATTgagggctgcggcggcggagatcCGGTCGAAGATTTCCTCATCggaggcgccggcgacgacgGGGAGGACCTCGCCGCCTTCTGCGACGGAGG ACTTGGGATTGAGGATGTAAGTGGAGATGCATGCGGTCTTGAGCATTCTAATTTGGGTAAAAG AGGTAGAGATGAGCCATCTTCATCTGGTCCAAAGTCCAAAGCTTGCCGTGAGAAAATGCGGAGGGATAAACTGAATGATAG GTTTCTTGAATTATGTGCTGTTATGAATTCTGGCCAGCACGGGTCTGCCGAAGTATGTTCAGCGAGCAAGCAAGCTAAGTTGGATAAAGCAAGTATCTTGAGTGATGCAGCTCGTATGTTGACACAACTCAGAGGTGAGACAGAAAAGCTTAAAGAATCAAATGAGAATCTACGAGAGGCAATCAAGGACCTTAAG GTAGAGAAGAATGAGCTCCGAGATGAGAAGGTGAGCCTGAAGGCTGAAAAAGAGAAGCTGGAACAGCAAATCAAGGCAGCAAGTGTTGCTCCTACAGGATTTATTCCTCACATGCCTCATCCAGCAGCATTCCACCCCGCTGCATTTCCTCCATTTGCACCACCTTACCAAGTTCCAACCAACAAAGGCGCTCCAATGCCTGCTGCGTTCCCTGGAATGGCAATGTGGCACTGGCTGCCCCCGACTGCCGTGGACACAACCCAAGATCCAAAGCTTTGGCCGCCGAATGCCTAA